The Lewinellaceae bacterium genome has a segment encoding these proteins:
- a CDS encoding ABC transporter ATP-binding protein encodes MILNSKKVNSFWRLIGNLRKYKLNVGLNIISNIFTAIFTALSAPVIIPFFNLLLGQEDLVTEKPDLETGLASYLPYFKYEFSQLILESRDKALFYACLVIVMVFFLKNVFLYLSMVFMAPVRNGVTRDLRSRLFDKILSLPLAFFSEERKGDMMSRMSSDVQEIEASILNVLEVIFREPLVILGSLVFMFYVSTELTIFVFILILFTGVVIGGIGKSLKKTSNIVQSKLGVLVSMTEEALSGLRIIKGFNAEGYQTGKFGKENDDYRHILTRLLWRRDLASPLSEFLGICTAAVLLWYGSKLVFDGSLDATTFLAFFLAFFNVINPAKAFSKAYYNIQKGIAALNRVEEIIFAEEVIKDDPEALVIPSFEQGIEYKNVSFSYNSSDGPVVKNIDIKVPKGKIIALVGASGAGKSTIVDLLPRFYDVNEGAILIDGVDIKKYKIKSLRALMGIVSQEAILFNDTIYNNIVFGKEGVSEEEVFRAAQIAHAHEFIVHTENGYQTNIGDRGNKLSGGQRQRLTIARAILKNPDILILDEATSALDSESERLVQQAFLELMKNRTSIVIAHRLSTVRHADEIIVMNEGKIIERGTHDELLERGKEYAKLVKLQAFEE; translated from the coding sequence ATGATTTTGAATTCAAAGAAGGTGAATAGTTTTTGGCGACTTATCGGTAACCTCCGTAAATACAAACTCAATGTAGGACTCAACATTATCAGTAATATTTTTACGGCTATTTTTACAGCGCTGAGTGCTCCTGTGATTATTCCGTTCTTTAATTTACTGCTCGGGCAAGAGGATCTGGTGACGGAAAAACCCGACCTCGAGACAGGCCTGGCTTCCTATTTACCTTATTTTAAGTACGAATTTAGCCAGCTCATCCTCGAAAGCAGGGACAAAGCCTTATTTTACGCTTGTCTCGTCATTGTCATGGTTTTCTTTCTCAAAAATGTTTTCCTGTATCTTTCGATGGTCTTCATGGCTCCTGTTCGGAATGGCGTAACACGTGACCTGCGCAGCCGCTTGTTCGATAAAATACTGAGCCTTCCCCTTGCCTTTTTCTCTGAGGAACGCAAAGGAGATATGATGTCGAGAATGTCTTCAGATGTTCAGGAAATTGAAGCGAGTATCCTCAACGTTTTGGAAGTGATTTTCCGAGAACCACTGGTCATCCTGGGTTCATTGGTTTTTATGTTTTACGTGAGTACAGAGTTGACTATTTTTGTTTTCATTTTAATTTTGTTTACAGGGGTAGTGATCGGCGGCATTGGAAAATCCCTAAAGAAAACGTCTAATATAGTTCAGTCCAAACTGGGCGTTCTCGTCTCCATGACGGAAGAGGCATTGTCAGGACTTCGAATCATCAAAGGGTTTAATGCAGAAGGTTACCAAACCGGGAAATTTGGAAAGGAAAACGATGACTATCGCCACATTCTCACCCGGTTGTTATGGCGTCGCGACCTGGCCTCTCCTTTGTCCGAATTCCTGGGTATCTGTACGGCTGCTGTTCTGCTTTGGTATGGCTCAAAACTGGTCTTTGACGGTTCCCTGGATGCAACCACCTTTCTTGCTTTTTTCCTTGCTTTCTTTAACGTGATCAACCCCGCAAAGGCATTTTCCAAGGCTTATTACAACATACAAAAAGGGATCGCGGCTTTAAACCGGGTAGAGGAAATCATTTTTGCAGAAGAAGTTATCAAGGATGATCCGGAAGCATTGGTCATTCCATCATTTGAACAAGGTATCGAATACAAAAATGTCAGCTTTTCCTATAACTCGTCGGATGGCCCCGTAGTCAAAAATATTGATATAAAAGTTCCCAAAGGAAAGATTATCGCGCTCGTGGGTGCTTCAGGTGCCGGAAAATCGACCATCGTGGATCTGCTGCCCCGGTTTTATGATGTAAACGAAGGAGCCATCCTCATCGATGGGGTGGATATCAAAAAGTATAAAATAAAATCTTTAAGGGCACTCATGGGCATCGTTTCCCAGGAAGCGATTTTGTTCAATGATACCATTTACAACAATATCGTTTTCGGAAAGGAAGGGGTCAGCGAGGAAGAGGTATTCCGGGCCGCCCAAATCGCCCACGCCCATGAATTCATTGTCCATACGGAAAATGGCTATCAGACCAATATCGGTGACCGCGGCAACAAATTGAGCGGTGGCCAGCGCCAGCGACTCACCATTGCCCGGGCCATTTTAAAAAATCCGGACATCCTCATCCTCGACGAGGCGACTTCCGCCCTGGATTCCGAATCTGAACGCCTTGTCCAGCAGGCTTTCCTGGAACTGATGAAAAACAGGACTTCCATCGTCATCGCACACCGGCTGTCCACCGTTCGGCATGCCGACGAGATTATCGTCATGAACGAAGGAAAGATCATCGAAAGAGGAACCCACGACGAATTGCTCGAACGCGGCAAGGAATACGCTAAACTCGTTAAACTTCAGGCTTTTGAAGAATAA
- a CDS encoding CatB-related O-acetyltransferase, translating to MNIPDKNIVFPLEHHDRLCFLKNIIKNPNIIVGDYTYYDDFEDVHNFEKNVKYHFDFVGDKLIIGKFSMIASDVIFFMNGANHLTDAISSYPFAIFGKDWSNAMEGKEYPVKGDTLVGNDVWIGYKATIMPGVTIGDGAIIAAHSVVIKDVAPYSIVGGNPAKEIKKRFSEEKIEKLLALKWWDWDIEKITNHTRDLTGKDIDAL from the coding sequence ATGAATATACCTGATAAAAACATCGTTTTTCCGTTGGAACACCACGACAGGTTGTGTTTTCTGAAAAACATCATCAAAAACCCGAACATCATAGTGGGGGATTACACCTATTATGATGATTTTGAAGACGTTCATAATTTTGAGAAAAATGTAAAGTATCATTTCGATTTTGTGGGAGACAAACTCATCATCGGCAAGTTCTCTATGATTGCTTCGGATGTCATTTTTTTTATGAACGGCGCCAATCACCTTACGGATGCCATCTCCTCCTATCCTTTTGCTATTTTTGGAAAAGACTGGTCCAACGCCATGGAGGGCAAGGAATATCCGGTCAAAGGAGACACCCTGGTGGGCAACGATGTCTGGATTGGTTATAAAGCCACCATTATGCCGGGGGTAACCATTGGGGATGGCGCTATTATTGCGGCTCATTCGGTGGTGATCAAAGACGTGGCCCCTTACTCCATCGTAGGCGGCAACCCTGCCAAAGAGATCAAAAAAAGATTTTCAGAAGAAAAGATCGAAAAGCTGCTCGCTTTAAAATGGTGGGATTGGGACATCGAGAAGATCACGAATCATACCCGCGACCTGACAGGAAAGGATATTGATGCCCTTTGA
- a CDS encoding tetratricopeptide repeat protein, with protein sequence MRKVIIILFCSVITVFCADGQTEEIARLRDVYKQAADQNARLESYYELSYAVLQNSPEKGIGYSDTLEQLAKKAKDLRSLSRAEYLKGYALEELGKFDEALPHHKKELALALQTNDFELHGKAFNSLGSCFQNMARYDSAIVYLVRSAEIKEKVGNQKDLASAYANIGNVYSDQNVPDKAVEWLEKALAIRLSIPEGEKSAIFTYNNISVAYNGTGNYDKAIEYAQKGYELADKSGNNFLAGVLSGTLAHLWMQKSDYDKSIEMAENSIRILREANRESNLVFPYATLSEVLWRKGNYARSLQVNQEGFQIMEQLKLAEPLEEYYKNFANAYESLGNPGESILWLKKYMDFKDSLYTKENVAAIAEVETKYETQKKEAQLIRQDLELERQMHQKKNILLGAIAVLLGFVFIFQYLRFKQKTKQKEAELFAQLRLAETKKLKELDTIKSNFFANISHEFRTPLTLILSPVEQMINGSFKDDPQKYYRIIHQNGKRLLNLINQLLDLSKLESGKLKLQVSEGDLGKFINAVAGSFQSLAVRKEIDYQIEKPQLATKCFFDKDKVEKILVNLISNAFKFTEEGGKITVGATFTEGYIRMTVSDSGIGIPESQIPHIFERFTQSHPSEVQAGSGIGLALTKELTELHGGKITVESEEGKGTSFSVLLPVEKRFFNSGQIVEAAEVTILADENPMDFTKGVQIKEEGSPSMNEIFSPEDKPLLLLVEDNNDLRAYIAEIMSRDFKIIEAENGKQAIEKAIETMPDLVITDVMMPEMDGIEFCRLIKTNEKTSHVPVIMLTARAEQSDKFEGLETGADDYILKPFDARELKVRAANLISQREQLQKYYRRVLNTFSPAEVKVKSMDNAFMQKIKEAIEARLEDEQFNVVVLGQQIGMSRSQLHRKLSALTGFSPNEVIRNMRLERAKQLIEQKAGTVSEVAYLCGFSSPTYFIKCFREYFGSTPGQIS encoded by the coding sequence ATGCGGAAAGTCATTATTATTTTGTTTTGCTCCGTCATTACAGTTTTTTGCGCCGATGGTCAAACAGAAGAGATAGCCCGGTTGCGTGATGTCTATAAACAGGCAGCTGATCAGAACGCCCGGTTAGAATCCTATTACGAACTGTCCTATGCCGTATTGCAAAATAGTCCCGAAAAAGGAATTGGCTATTCCGATACACTGGAACAATTGGCGAAAAAAGCCAAGGATCTCAGAAGTTTATCCAGGGCTGAATATCTCAAAGGATATGCGCTGGAAGAATTAGGGAAATTTGATGAAGCCTTACCTCATCATAAAAAAGAACTGGCGCTGGCTTTGCAGACCAATGATTTTGAACTTCATGGAAAGGCCTTCAACTCTTTAGGAAGCTGTTTTCAAAACATGGCTCGTTATGACAGTGCCATTGTCTACCTGGTTCGCTCAGCTGAAATAAAAGAAAAAGTGGGGAATCAGAAAGACCTGGCTTCTGCTTATGCCAACATTGGAAATGTTTATAGTGATCAGAATGTGCCGGACAAGGCCGTTGAATGGTTGGAAAAAGCGCTTGCCATACGGTTGAGTATTCCGGAAGGGGAAAAAAGTGCCATTTTTACCTACAACAACATTTCGGTAGCCTATAACGGTACCGGGAATTATGACAAAGCGATAGAATATGCTCAAAAAGGCTATGAGCTGGCCGACAAATCGGGCAATAATTTTCTGGCAGGGGTGCTTTCAGGGACGCTGGCTCACCTGTGGATGCAAAAATCAGATTATGACAAGTCCATCGAAATGGCTGAAAATTCCATCCGGATTTTAAGGGAGGCCAATCGGGAATCCAACCTGGTCTTTCCTTACGCTACCTTATCCGAAGTGTTGTGGCGTAAAGGTAATTATGCCAGATCATTGCAGGTCAACCAGGAAGGGTTTCAGATCATGGAGCAGCTTAAACTCGCGGAACCCCTGGAAGAATACTATAAAAACTTCGCCAACGCCTATGAATCTTTAGGAAACCCGGGGGAGTCCATATTATGGTTGAAAAAATACATGGATTTTAAAGATTCCCTTTACACCAAGGAAAACGTAGCCGCCATTGCCGAGGTAGAAACCAAATATGAAACGCAAAAAAAAGAAGCCCAACTCATCAGGCAGGATCTGGAACTCGAACGCCAAATGCATCAGAAAAAAAATATTCTCCTTGGAGCCATCGCCGTATTACTCGGGTTTGTTTTTATTTTTCAATACCTGCGGTTTAAACAAAAAACCAAGCAGAAAGAAGCAGAGCTTTTTGCTCAGCTCAGGCTCGCGGAAACTAAAAAATTAAAAGAACTGGACACCATTAAATCCAACTTTTTTGCCAATATAAGTCATGAATTCCGCACCCCGCTTACCCTTATCTTAAGTCCGGTCGAGCAAATGATCAATGGTTCCTTTAAGGATGATCCTCAAAAATATTATCGCATCATTCATCAAAACGGGAAACGCCTGCTCAACCTGATTAACCAGCTTTTGGATCTGTCGAAACTGGAAAGTGGAAAACTAAAACTTCAGGTGTCTGAAGGAGACCTGGGAAAATTCATCAATGCTGTGGCAGGATCTTTTCAAAGCCTGGCGGTCCGAAAGGAGATTGATTATCAAATTGAAAAACCTCAGCTGGCGACAAAATGCTTTTTCGATAAGGATAAGGTAGAAAAAATACTGGTCAATTTGATTTCCAATGCTTTTAAATTTACGGAAGAGGGCGGCAAAATTACCGTAGGGGCAACATTTACTGAAGGATATATCCGCATGACTGTCAGCGATTCAGGTATTGGCATCCCGGAATCACAAATACCCCATATTTTTGAACGATTTACCCAAAGTCACCCCTCAGAAGTTCAGGCGGGTAGTGGGATCGGACTTGCCCTGACCAAAGAACTTACTGAATTGCACGGGGGAAAAATTACCGTAGAAAGTGAAGAAGGAAAAGGAACCTCGTTCAGTGTATTGCTCCCCGTTGAAAAAAGATTTTTCAACTCCGGGCAAATCGTTGAGGCAGCGGAAGTCACAATCCTGGCAGATGAGAATCCAATGGATTTCACAAAGGGTGTTCAAATAAAGGAGGAAGGGAGTCCCTCCATGAATGAAATTTTTTCACCGGAAGACAAACCCTTGCTCCTGCTCGTCGAAGACAATAACGACCTTCGTGCCTATATTGCTGAAATCATGAGCCGTGATTTTAAGATTATTGAGGCCGAAAACGGAAAACAAGCCATTGAAAAAGCGATCGAAACCATGCCGGACCTTGTGATAACGGATGTCATGATGCCGGAAATGGATGGGATCGAATTTTGCCGGCTGATCAAAACAAATGAAAAAACGAGCCATGTTCCGGTTATTATGCTCACGGCACGAGCAGAACAGTCTGATAAATTTGAAGGCCTCGAAACGGGGGCCGATGATTACATTTTGAAACCTTTTGATGCCCGGGAGCTCAAAGTACGGGCCGCCAATCTCATTTCCCAAAGGGAACAGTTACAAAAATATTACCGCCGGGTGCTCAACACCTTTTCTCCTGCCGAGGTGAAGGTAAAAAGTATGGACAACGCTTTTATGCAAAAAATAAAAGAAGCCATTGAAGCCCGGCTTGAAGATGAACAGTTCAATGTGGTTGTTCTTGGGCAGCAGATTGGCATGAGCCGAAGTCAGCTGCATCGAAAATTATCGGCCCTCACGGGGTTTTCTCCCAATGAAGTCATCCGCAATATGCGCCTTGAAAGAGCAAAACAGTTGATCGAACAAAAAGCCGGAACTGTTTCAGAGGTCGCCTACCTGTGCGGATTCAGCTCTCCCACGTATTTTATCAAGTGTTTTAGAGAATATTTCGGCTCAACACCCGGTCAAATATCTTGA
- a CDS encoding c-type cytochrome, which yields MKKILKTLGIILGIIVLAIAGLLAYAKLTPMKTFPVKAPVVQIPTDSASLAFGEKIVVNVCAHCHLGNDGKLSGRQFSQKEDPFGEMWTANITQHPDKGIGTYSDGELAYLIRTGINRNGRFVGYMMCHPQMSDKDMASVIAYLRSDADIMKPSEAQHPTPDYLSSALVKTLVLLNVYSPLAYDGKPVSAPPVSDKVAFGRYLATDIYECATCHSASFETMNLLEPEKSSGFFGGGNPVPDEDFNLVNSANLTPSKKFGLGNWTEEQFIRAVKTGQKPDGTILKNQMPRLGLLSDEEVSAIWAYLQTVPVLENDPTKPSK from the coding sequence ATGAAAAAAATTTTAAAAACCCTCGGTATCATTCTAGGCATCATAGTACTCGCCATCGCAGGTTTATTGGCTTATGCTAAACTGACTCCTATGAAAACATTCCCCGTCAAAGCGCCTGTAGTGCAAATCCCGACGGATTCGGCCAGCCTGGCGTTTGGCGAAAAAATAGTCGTAAACGTTTGCGCTCATTGTCACCTTGGCAACGACGGAAAACTCAGCGGCCGGCAGTTTTCCCAAAAAGAGGATCCATTCGGGGAAATGTGGACGGCAAACATTACCCAACATCCTGACAAAGGCATTGGAACCTATTCCGATGGGGAACTGGCCTACCTCATCCGTACCGGAATCAACCGCAACGGCCGGTTTGTTGGTTACATGATGTGCCACCCCCAAATGTCGGATAAGGATATGGCATCTGTAATTGCTTACCTCCGGTCAGATGCCGACATTATGAAACCTTCAGAAGCCCAACACCCCACGCCTGATTATCTATCTTCTGCATTGGTGAAGACCCTGGTATTATTGAACGTGTACTCGCCGCTTGCCTACGACGGAAAACCAGTTTCTGCACCACCTGTTTCTGACAAGGTAGCTTTTGGCCGATATTTGGCCACCGATATTTATGAATGCGCCACCTGTCACTCAGCCAGTTTTGAAACCATGAACCTGCTGGAACCTGAAAAGTCTTCAGGGTTTTTCGGAGGGGGCAACCCTGTACCGGACGAGGACTTTAACCTGGTCAATTCAGCAAATCTCACCCCGAGCAAAAAATTTGGACTGGGTAATTGGACCGAGGAGCAATTCATCAGGGCCGTAAAGACAGGACAAAAGCCGGACGGAACCATCCTAAAAAACCAGATGCCACGCCTCGGGCTGCTAAGCGATGAAGAAGTGAGCGCCATCTGGGCTTATTTACAGACAGTACCTGTACTTGAAAATGACCCAACAAAACCTTCAAAGTAA
- a CDS encoding nuclear transport factor 2 family protein has translation MKSLFLSLFTLITITSFGQRNNVGTDNEATFKNLLKEVYDAYESGDDEAMWAFYTEEASEISPDGSLAQGKAALKAGWSEFMKMVDSKPTFTYELTSWRLLDPNIALLTWNSTANIMVQGQQFGGPSSCMGIAHKIKGKWMIEFDSMTPIMQMPEGN, from the coding sequence ATGAAATCATTATTTTTAAGCTTGTTCACCTTGATCACCATCACCTCCTTTGGCCAGAGAAACAATGTAGGAACCGACAATGAAGCTACTTTTAAAAACCTTTTAAAAGAAGTTTATGATGCTTACGAAAGCGGGGATGATGAGGCCATGTGGGCATTTTATACAGAGGAAGCTTCAGAAATTTCACCCGACGGCTCCCTGGCACAAGGCAAAGCAGCCCTTAAAGCCGGCTGGTCTGAATTCATGAAAATGGTGGACAGTAAACCTACTTTCACCTATGAATTAACCTCCTGGAGACTGCTCGATCCGAATATCGCACTGTTAACCTGGAATTCAACGGCAAACATTATGGTTCAGGGACAACAATTCGGCGGCCCTTCAAGCTGCATGGGAATCGCACACAAAATTAAAGGAAAGTGGATGATCGAATTTGATTCCATGACGCCGATCATGCAAATGCCGGAAGGAAATTAA
- a CDS encoding T9SS type A sorting domain-containing protein codes for MQKKFYFLISGLFFSVLGFGQITIDDSYFPQIGDTLFTAVDNMPSNIDVQPGFGEHTWNFASLQAPFTRQRVVRALDEGTAADLFPSADFVMETSDGLGEGYYRIQSGRFEMIGFAGNDPVGLNFNLSAIFNPPYVERTAPLDLADLNQHESAILYTFSPDDLPINIFDGLPISPDSLRIRVAIDQTNFVDGWGTLTIPGGIFDVLREKRTEIRATRLDALVGFFGWQDITDIALGAIGNDAITGALGQDTTLEYHFYTNDTKEAIAIVQMDNSGTNANNVEYKSLDVVSDVQQVAELKPMVYAFPNPAIVNVRFEFSNLPKDTYNLTIYNIIGEQLWNKRYSIDRNLMDKVDVSFLRKGTYLYSLSNAEGRIITTKRLVIVRP; via the coding sequence ATGCAAAAGAAATTTTACTTTTTGATTTCAGGGTTGTTTTTTAGTGTTTTGGGATTCGGACAAATCACCATTGACGACAGTTATTTCCCTCAAATCGGGGATACGCTTTTCACGGCTGTTGATAATATGCCTTCAAATATTGATGTACAGCCTGGTTTTGGAGAACATACCTGGAACTTTGCTTCTCTCCAGGCACCTTTCACCCGTCAAAGGGTGGTGCGGGCATTGGACGAAGGCACCGCTGCCGATCTTTTCCCTTCAGCCGATTTTGTCATGGAAACGAGCGATGGTCTTGGGGAAGGATATTATCGGATACAGAGCGGCCGGTTTGAAATGATCGGTTTTGCAGGAAATGATCCTGTTGGGCTGAATTTTAATCTTTCTGCCATTTTTAACCCTCCTTATGTAGAGCGTACGGCTCCTTTAGACCTTGCCGATCTGAACCAACACGAATCTGCTATCCTCTATACTTTTTCACCGGATGATCTGCCGATCAATATCTTTGACGGTTTACCAATTTCTCCAGACTCACTGCGCATCAGGGTCGCCATAGATCAAACCAATTTCGTTGACGGATGGGGAACCCTTACCATTCCCGGGGGGATATTTGACGTGCTTCGTGAAAAGCGAACCGAAATCAGAGCTACCCGACTGGATGCACTGGTTGGTTTTTTTGGATGGCAGGACATTACGGATATTGCGCTCGGAGCCATTGGCAATGATGCCATTACAGGAGCATTGGGCCAGGACACAACCCTGGAATATCATTTTTATACCAATGACACCAAGGAAGCCATTGCAATCGTTCAAATGGACAATTCCGGAACCAATGCCAATAATGTCGAATATAAATCGCTGGATGTAGTGAGTGATGTTCAGCAGGTAGCCGAACTAAAACCCATGGTTTATGCCTTTCCCAATCCTGCTATTGTCAATGTGCGATTTGAGTTTTCGAACCTGCCAAAAGACACTTACAACCTGACCATTTACAATATCATCGGGGAACAACTCTGGAATAAAAGATATTCTATTGACCGAAATTTAATGGATAAAGTCGATGTCTCTTTCCTCAGAAAAGGAACCTATTTGTACAGTTTATCAAACGCTGAGGGACGTATTATTACTACCAAAAGGCTGGTGATTGTGAGACCGTAA
- a CDS encoding diacylglycerol kinase family lipid kinase: MQNETNWYIIVNPAAGNGVASRLWPNIKPVLLDRIPNATIVHTEYPDHAIELVESAVKSGFRYFIAVGGDGTNHEMANGILQQKIVPSTEITYALLPVGTGNDWIKTYGIPKNINQWLDMLLRGNTFLQDVGILDYHKEGQKHLRYFVNVAGLAYDGFVVHFIERNKKKVKNSLFYLFMIVRCIFRYNLIKARITFNGQEDTGYHYTINAGICKYSGGGMSLVPHAISNDGLIALTIAHRVTKLGVLLNSWRFYNDSITRHRKIQGFQTKEIFIAEMGEGPLLLEADGEFLGHTPVRITLQEKAFRIIVP; encoded by the coding sequence ATGCAAAACGAAACCAACTGGTACATCATCGTCAACCCTGCTGCAGGTAATGGGGTCGCAAGTCGTTTGTGGCCCAACATCAAACCTGTCCTCCTCGACCGGATTCCCAATGCTACTATTGTCCACACCGAATATCCCGACCACGCCATTGAGTTGGTCGAATCGGCCGTAAAATCAGGCTTTCGCTATTTTATAGCCGTGGGAGGAGACGGCACCAATCACGAAATGGCCAACGGGATTCTCCAGCAAAAAATCGTTCCTTCTACCGAAATTACCTACGCGCTGCTGCCTGTAGGAACAGGTAATGACTGGATCAAAACCTACGGAATTCCGAAAAACATAAACCAATGGCTGGATATGCTGCTCCGGGGCAATACTTTCCTTCAGGATGTAGGGATTCTGGATTACCACAAAGAAGGGCAAAAGCATCTTCGATATTTCGTAAATGTGGCCGGACTCGCCTACGATGGCTTCGTCGTTCATTTTATTGAACGAAATAAAAAGAAAGTCAAAAACAGCCTTTTTTATCTCTTTATGATCGTGAGGTGTATTTTTAGATACAACCTGATCAAAGCACGGATCACTTTCAACGGGCAGGAGGATACCGGCTATCATTACACCATCAATGCAGGCATTTGCAAGTATTCGGGAGGGGGCATGAGCCTTGTTCCTCATGCCATTTCAAACGACGGGCTTATTGCGCTGACCATTGCCCACAGGGTAACCAAACTGGGCGTCTTACTGAATTCCTGGCGTTTTTATAACGACAGCATCACCAGGCACCGAAAAATCCAGGGCTTCCAGACCAAAGAAATTTTTATAGCGGAAATGGGCGAAGGGCCTCTTCTGCTGGAAGCCGACGGGGAATTCCTGGGACATACCCCTGTCAGGATCACTTTACAGGAAAAAGCATTCAGAATCATTGTACCCTAA